A genomic segment from Drosophila miranda strain MSH22 chromosome 3, D.miranda_PacBio2.1, whole genome shotgun sequence encodes:
- the LOC108160709 gene encoding uncharacterized protein LOC108160709 isoform X1 — translation MYSQEIYEMANHHTWISHNVFEQLPPCAIVAGHDSDNDPIYLGRAYHSGDMLPAKVIPNKNQAYVAWGGEEINKHDVEILTGDHYVWIPASGGHVPPHALRVGQTSDGEPLFIGRGYFQGSLTPGKVHPSHHCLYIPFGGKEHSLEAYEVLVHPETWISSSGGHIVPGTVQGGHDTDGDQIFVGRAYHEGDLLPAKVVPNKGCAYVAYGGSEHVKHDFELLAGYGYGWVPDSFGNVPPNAIVCGRTAEGENLYIGRGYHSGSLTPGKVHPSHSCLYIPFGGEEVRLDAYEVLVRG, via the exons ACCACACCTGGATCAGCCACAACGTCTTCGAACAGCTGCCGCCCTGCGCCATCGTCGCCGGACACGACTCGGACAATGATCCCATCTATTTGGGCCGTGCCTACCACAGCGGAGACATGCTGCCGGCCAAGGTTATTCCCAACAAGAACCAGGCCTATGTGGCCTGGGGCGGCGAGGAGATCAACAAGCACGACGTAGAGATCCTCACCGGCGACCACTACGTCTGGATCCCGGCCAGCGGCGGACACGTTCCTCCCCATGCCCTTCGCGTGGGTCAGACCTCCGACGGAGAGCCTCTGTTCATTGGCCGCGGCTACTTCCAGGGCAGCCTGACGCCCGGCAAGGTGCATCCCTCGCACCACTGCCTGTACATCCCCTTCGGCGGAAAGGAG CACAGCCTAGAGGCGTACGAAGTGCTGGTCCATCCGGAGACATGGATCTCTTCCTCCGGTGGCCATATCGTGCCCGGAACAGTCCAGGGCGGACACGACACCGATGGCGATCAGATCTTTGTGGGCCGTGCCTACCACGAAGGTGATTTGCTGCCAGCCAAG GTGGTTCCCAACAAGGGCTGCGCCTACGTGGCATACGGCGGCTCCGAACACGTCAAGCACGACTTTGAGCTGCTGGCCGGATACGGCTATGGCTGGGTTCCCGACAGCTTTGGCAATGTGCCACCAAATGCCATCGTCTGCGGCCGTACCGCCGAGGGCGAGAACCTGTACATTGGGCGCGGCTACCACAGCGGCAGCCTGACTCCCGGTAAGGTCCATCCGTCCCACAGCTGCCTATACATCCCCTTCGGTGGCGAGGAGGTGCGCCTAGATGCCTATGAGGTCCTCGTCAGGGGCTAA
- the LOC108160709 gene encoding uncharacterized protein LOC108160709 isoform X2: MDHTWISHNVFEQLPPCAIVAGHDSDNDPIYLGRAYHSGDMLPAKVIPNKNQAYVAWGGEEINKHDVEILTGDHYVWIPASGGHVPPHALRVGQTSDGEPLFIGRGYFQGSLTPGKVHPSHHCLYIPFGGKEHSLEAYEVLVHPETWISSSGGHIVPGTVQGGHDTDGDQIFVGRAYHEGDLLPAKVVPNKGCAYVAYGGSEHVKHDFELLAGYGYGWVPDSFGNVPPNAIVCGRTAEGENLYIGRGYHSGSLTPGKVHPSHSCLYIPFGGEEVRLDAYEVLVRG; the protein is encoded by the exons ATGG ACCACACCTGGATCAGCCACAACGTCTTCGAACAGCTGCCGCCCTGCGCCATCGTCGCCGGACACGACTCGGACAATGATCCCATCTATTTGGGCCGTGCCTACCACAGCGGAGACATGCTGCCGGCCAAGGTTATTCCCAACAAGAACCAGGCCTATGTGGCCTGGGGCGGCGAGGAGATCAACAAGCACGACGTAGAGATCCTCACCGGCGACCACTACGTCTGGATCCCGGCCAGCGGCGGACACGTTCCTCCCCATGCCCTTCGCGTGGGTCAGACCTCCGACGGAGAGCCTCTGTTCATTGGCCGCGGCTACTTCCAGGGCAGCCTGACGCCCGGCAAGGTGCATCCCTCGCACCACTGCCTGTACATCCCCTTCGGCGGAAAGGAG CACAGCCTAGAGGCGTACGAAGTGCTGGTCCATCCGGAGACATGGATCTCTTCCTCCGGTGGCCATATCGTGCCCGGAACAGTCCAGGGCGGACACGACACCGATGGCGATCAGATCTTTGTGGGCCGTGCCTACCACGAAGGTGATTTGCTGCCAGCCAAG GTGGTTCCCAACAAGGGCTGCGCCTACGTGGCATACGGCGGCTCCGAACACGTCAAGCACGACTTTGAGCTGCTGGCCGGATACGGCTATGGCTGGGTTCCCGACAGCTTTGGCAATGTGCCACCAAATGCCATCGTCTGCGGCCGTACCGCCGAGGGCGAGAACCTGTACATTGGGCGCGGCTACCACAGCGGCAGCCTGACTCCCGGTAAGGTCCATCCGTCCCACAGCTGCCTATACATCCCCTTCGGTGGCGAGGAGGTGCGCCTAGATGCCTATGAGGTCCTCGTCAGGGGCTAA